In Gemmatimonadales bacterium, the following are encoded in one genomic region:
- a CDS encoding TIM-barrel domain-containing protein — MRTLALLTLGALALMTPAATRAAVQTPSRAQIPAALTAPRVTTADPVADPAATVVEGHARFTLLTPRLVRMEWSADGHFENRASLVFIQRRLAVPPHTVRRAGSWLTVQTDDLTLRYRRGSGRFRPGNLDVRLRVDGRDVVWRPSESDSANLKGTTRTLDGAKGPVPLEPGLLSRAGWTVLDDSQRPLFDQSAWPWVVARPAGERQDFYFFGYGHDYKGGLADFIKVAGRVPMPPRFAFGAWWSRYWAYTDQEFTDLVRQFDRFDVPLDVLVMDMDWHNTFELRWENAPKDQAGQAKGWTGYSWNSAYFPDPEGFLDWTARQGLRTPLNLHPAGGIQPWETHYPEMARDMGIDPATKRYVPFRPTDKRFAEAYFKDIIAPLERQGVDFWWLDWQQWDTTTVAGLNPTWWINYLFFTHMQAEGKARPLIFHRWGGLGNHRFQIGFSGDAFSTWDALAFEPYFTATAANVGFGYWSHDIGGHLNGEVSPELYTRWIQFGIFSPILRTHTTKNPAAERRIWAYPTEYFRVMRQAFMLRYAMIPYIYTAARHAYDTGVALVHPLYYDWPADSAAYDFADEYGFGPDMIVRPITAPMSPDTLLAHQRLWLPPGDWYEWFTGTRLHGPAVVTRAFALDEVPVYVRAGAIVPMATTALRSDAQPKDLLALTVFPGDSGDTRVYQDAGDDLGYQRGKSAWTPVSQRRDADGTVHLHIGPTTGDFEGLPAGRGYVIQMVGSWPPRRVLWNGAEIRYAGGEQGADAAAQQLAIATPAGGPDAEPVPRAPGWSYDGNAASIVIHVPEADIRTASTLDVELPVGRNDSLLDGVPSTLSRLEGAIHILEGLWPADWPPDSLVALQQTGHRITLQPEIAAVELEALRAGLQHVLDRLDTLHGDTTAIRRALAHLGR; from the coding sequence ATGCGTACGTTGGCGCTGCTCACCCTTGGTGCCCTCGCGCTCATGACGCCAGCCGCCACGCGCGCGGCGGTCCAGACGCCGTCGCGGGCGCAAATCCCGGCTGCCCTGACGGCGCCACGGGTCACCACGGCTGATCCGGTGGCCGACCCGGCGGCTACGGTCGTCGAGGGCCACGCGCGCTTCACCCTGCTCACGCCGCGGCTGGTACGGATGGAGTGGAGCGCGGACGGACACTTCGAGAACCGGGCGTCGCTCGTCTTCATCCAACGGCGCCTCGCCGTCCCACCCCATACCGTGCGCCGCGCCGGCAGCTGGCTCACGGTTCAGACCGACGACCTCACGCTGCGCTACAGGCGCGGCAGCGGGCGCTTCCGTCCCGGCAACCTCGACGTGCGGTTGCGCGTGGACGGGCGCGACGTCGTCTGGCGCCCGAGCGAGTCGGACAGTGCCAACCTCAAGGGCACGACGCGCACGCTGGACGGTGCCAAGGGTCCCGTCCCCCTGGAGCCCGGCCTGCTGTCGCGCGCGGGCTGGACCGTGCTGGACGACAGCCAGCGCCCCCTGTTCGACCAGAGTGCCTGGCCCTGGGTCGTGGCGCGGCCCGCGGGCGAGCGCCAGGACTTCTATTTCTTCGGCTACGGCCACGACTACAAGGGCGGGCTGGCCGACTTCATCAAGGTGGCCGGTCGCGTGCCGATGCCGCCACGTTTCGCGTTCGGCGCCTGGTGGTCGCGCTACTGGGCCTACACCGACCAGGAGTTCACGGACCTCGTCCGCCAGTTCGACAGGTTCGACGTGCCGCTCGATGTGCTCGTCATGGACATGGACTGGCACAACACGTTCGAGCTACGCTGGGAGAACGCGCCCAAGGACCAGGCGGGACAAGCCAAGGGGTGGACCGGGTACTCGTGGAACTCCGCCTATTTCCCGGATCCGGAAGGGTTCCTCGACTGGACGGCGCGGCAGGGCCTGCGCACGCCCCTCAACCTGCATCCCGCCGGCGGCATCCAGCCGTGGGAGACGCATTACCCCGAGATGGCGCGGGACATGGGGATCGATCCCGCCACCAAGCGGTACGTCCCCTTCCGGCCGACGGACAAGCGCTTCGCCGAGGCCTACTTCAAGGACATTATCGCTCCACTCGAGCGGCAGGGCGTGGATTTCTGGTGGCTCGACTGGCAGCAGTGGGACACGACTACCGTGGCTGGGCTCAACCCGACCTGGTGGATCAATTACCTCTTCTTCACGCACATGCAGGCGGAGGGCAAGGCGCGTCCACTGATCTTCCACCGCTGGGGCGGGCTGGGCAACCACCGCTTCCAGATCGGCTTCTCCGGCGACGCTTTCTCCACGTGGGACGCGCTCGCCTTCGAGCCGTATTTCACGGCCACCGCCGCGAACGTGGGCTTCGGCTACTGGAGCCACGACATCGGCGGGCACCTGAACGGAGAGGTCTCGCCCGAGCTGTACACGCGCTGGATCCAGTTCGGTATCTTCAGCCCGATCCTGCGCACGCATACCACGAAGAATCCTGCCGCCGAGCGCCGCATCTGGGCATATCCCACGGAGTATTTCCGGGTAATGCGTCAAGCATTCATGCTGCGCTACGCCATGATTCCGTACATCTACACCGCGGCGCGGCATGCGTACGATACGGGCGTGGCCCTCGTGCATCCGCTGTACTACGATTGGCCGGCCGACAGCGCGGCCTACGACTTCGCGGACGAGTACGGCTTCGGCCCCGACATGATCGTGCGGCCGATCACCGCGCCGATGTCACCCGACACGCTGCTCGCGCACCAGCGCCTGTGGCTGCCGCCGGGGGACTGGTACGAGTGGTTCACCGGCACGCGCCTCCACGGGCCCGCGGTGGTCACCCGCGCGTTCGCGCTGGACGAGGTACCGGTGTACGTCCGGGCCGGCGCCATCGTCCCGATGGCGACCACGGCGCTCCGCAGCGACGCGCAGCCGAAAGACCTCCTCGCCCTCACCGTTTTCCCAGGCGACTCGGGGGACACCCGTGTCTACCAGGACGCCGGTGATGACCTGGGCTATCAGAGGGGGAAATCCGCGTGGACGCCGGTGAGCCAGCGGCGTGACGCCGACGGCACGGTGCACCTGCACATCGGGCCAACCACCGGCGACTTCGAGGGGCTCCCCGCGGGGCGCGGCTATGTAATCCAGATGGTGGGCAGCTGGCCGCCGCGGCGGGTCCTGTGGAACGGAGCGGAAATCCGCTACGCGGGCGGCGAGCAGGGGGCGGACGCGGCGGCCCAGCAGCTTGCCATCGCGACCCCGGCCGGCGGGCCCGATGCCGAGCCGGTGCCGCGCGCCCCTGGCTGGAGCTACGACGGCAACGCGGCGAGTATCGTGATCCATGTGCCGGAGGCCGACATCCGTACGGCCTCCACCCTCGACGTAGAGCTGCCGGTCGGCCGCAATGACTCGCTGCTCGACGGCGTGCCCTCTACACTCTCGCGGCTCGAGGGCGCCATTCACATCCTCGAGGGGCTCTGGCCCGCGGACTGGCCGCCGGACTCGCTGGTGGCGCTGCAGCAGACCGGCCATCGCATCACCCTGCAACCCGAGATCGCCGCGGTGGAGCTGGAGGCCCTGCGCGCCGGGCTGCAGCACGTGCTAGACCGGCTGGATACCCTGCACGGCGATACCACGGCGATCCGCCGAGCACTGGCGCATCTTGGGAGGTGA